A genomic stretch from Shewanella woodyi ATCC 51908 includes:
- a CDS encoding spermidine synthase, producing MTELETLYQSEDEYGPLLVLEDKHMRVLSFGDNDEQSKLLKLQPFLPQHTYVQAMLLVLLFIKPKRVVILGLGGGGLIHALRHYDAGIKITAVELRAQVIEIAKRFFQLPIGKKLTLIHQDAAEFLEQAEHKKADVIFADIYGADGVDENQLSDAFIKNAAMMIKADGFLVLNCWKEHSQNRELLSLLQTYFVEVRACLTGGGNWVVFASKTKRDITSSGMKAKAHSLSLQLDFTLSRSLTRFDHWV from the coding sequence ATGACAGAACTTGAGACACTATATCAGAGCGAAGATGAGTACGGTCCTCTATTAGTACTGGAAGATAAGCACATGCGTGTGCTCTCATTTGGTGATAATGATGAGCAGAGTAAGCTATTAAAGCTACAACCTTTTCTACCTCAACATACTTATGTACAGGCTATGTTATTGGTTCTGTTATTTATTAAACCTAAGCGGGTAGTCATACTGGGTTTAGGTGGAGGTGGATTGATTCATGCGCTACGTCATTATGATGCAGGAATTAAAATAACTGCGGTAGAGCTAAGAGCTCAAGTGATAGAGATAGCTAAACGTTTTTTTCAACTACCGATAGGCAAAAAGCTGACATTAATCCACCAGGATGCTGCGGAGTTTCTTGAGCAGGCGGAGCATAAAAAGGCCGATGTTATCTTTGCCGATATCTATGGGGCTGATGGTGTAGATGAAAACCAGTTGTCAGATGCTTTCATTAAAAATGCCGCAATGATGATCAAAGCCGATGGTTTTCTGGTCTTAAACTGTTGGAAAGAGCATAGCCAAAATCGAGAGTTGCTGTCGTTACTGCAAACTTACTTTGTTGAGGTTAGGGCATGTTTAACCGGAGGAGGAAACTGGGTGGTGTTTGCCAGTAAAACAAAGCGAGATATCACCAGTAGTGGCATGAAAGCTAAAGCACACAGTTTATCCCTGCAGTTGGATTTTACTTTGAGTCGCTCATTGACTCGCTTTGACCACTGGGTATAA
- the ahpC gene encoding alkyl hydroperoxide reductase subunit C, which produces MNQSIINTEIKPFSATAFHKGEFVPVSEQDLLGKWSVVFFYPADFTFVCPTELGDMADHYEKLQSMGVEVYSVSTDTHFTHKAWHDASDTINKINYPMIGDPTGTITRNFGVMIEEDGLALRGTFVINPEGEIKVAEVHDLGIGRSAAELVRKIQAAQYVAEHDGEVCPAAWQPGAETLAPSLDLVGKI; this is translated from the coding sequence ATGAATCAATCTATCATCAACACTGAAATCAAGCCTTTTTCTGCAACTGCATTCCACAAGGGCGAGTTTGTTCCAGTTTCTGAGCAAGACCTTTTAGGTAAGTGGTCTGTTGTTTTCTTCTACCCTGCTGATTTCACGTTTGTATGTCCAACAGAGCTTGGTGACATGGCTGACCATTATGAGAAGTTACAATCTATGGGTGTTGAAGTTTACTCAGTATCTACTGACACTCACTTCACTCACAAAGCTTGGCATGATGCTTCAGACACCATCAACAAGATCAACTACCCAATGATTGGTGACCCAACTGGTACTATCACACGTAACTTCGGTGTGATGATTGAGGAAGATGGTCTAGCACTACGTGGTACTTTCGTTATTAACCCAGAAGGTGAGATCAAAGTTGCAGAGGTTCATGACCTAGGTATTGGCCGTAGCGCTGCAGAACTTGTTCGTAAAATTCAAGCTGCACAATATGTTGCTGAGCATGACGGTGAAGTTTGTCCAGCTGCATGGCAGCCAGGTGCTGAGACTCTAGCTCCATCACTTGACCTAGTCGGTAAAATTTAA
- the ahpF gene encoding alkyl hydroperoxide reductase subunit F, whose amino-acid sequence MLDTNLKNQLNTYLQNLKRPVELVVSADSSPKAQELKALAQDIESLSPLVSITEAEGKRMPSMKVTSVETQTDITFAGLPMGHEFTSLVLALLHTGGHPLKLDDEVIEQIKALPGEYHFETYVSLSCQNCPDVVQALNMMAAINPNITNVMIDGSLFQTEVFERDILAVPSVYLNGKVFAQGRISLTEILNKLDTGAVARQAEVIAEKEAFDVLVVGGGPAGASAAIYAARKGLRTGIVADKFGGQVAETVGIENFISVKATEGPKLVANLEAHVHEYDVDIMDNQRALSLKSGELFELELESGAKLRSKTVLLATGARWREMNVPGEQEYRGKGVAYCPHCDGPLFKGKSVAVIGGGNSGIEAAIDLANIVEHVTVLEFDTNLRADEVLQRKAASMGNIKIITQAMTTEVVGDGKRVNGLNYTDRATGESHHLELAGIFVQIGLMPNSEWLKETISLTERGEIIVDGKGETSLPGVFAAGDVTNSAYKQIIIAMGSGATASLGAFDYLIRHSAPEQSQAAA is encoded by the coding sequence ATGTTAGATACGAATCTTAAGAATCAACTGAATACCTACCTGCAAAACCTCAAGCGCCCAGTTGAACTTGTCGTGTCTGCAGATTCAAGCCCTAAAGCTCAAGAGCTTAAAGCTTTAGCTCAAGATATTGAAAGTTTGTCACCGTTAGTGAGCATTACTGAAGCAGAAGGTAAGCGTATGCCTTCGATGAAAGTGACGAGTGTTGAGACACAAACTGATATCACTTTTGCGGGCCTACCTATGGGCCACGAATTTACTTCACTTGTACTCGCACTGTTACACACTGGTGGTCATCCATTGAAGCTTGATGATGAGGTGATAGAACAGATTAAGGCATTGCCAGGTGAATATCATTTTGAAACTTATGTTTCTCTTAGTTGCCAAAACTGCCCCGACGTGGTGCAGGCCTTGAATATGATGGCGGCGATCAATCCCAATATAACCAATGTCATGATCGATGGCTCACTGTTTCAAACAGAGGTATTTGAGCGTGATATTTTAGCTGTGCCTTCGGTTTACCTAAATGGCAAGGTGTTTGCTCAAGGTAGAATTAGCCTCACCGAAATTCTGAATAAGCTGGATACTGGTGCAGTAGCTCGTCAAGCAGAAGTGATCGCAGAGAAAGAAGCGTTCGATGTACTTGTCGTTGGTGGTGGTCCCGCTGGTGCTTCAGCTGCTATTTATGCCGCTCGTAAAGGGTTACGTACAGGTATTGTTGCTGACAAGTTTGGTGGCCAAGTGGCTGAAACCGTTGGTATCGAGAATTTTATCTCTGTAAAGGCGACTGAAGGTCCTAAGCTGGTTGCAAATTTGGAAGCCCATGTTCATGAGTATGATGTTGATATCATGGATAATCAAAGAGCCTTATCACTTAAGTCTGGCGAGCTTTTTGAGTTGGAGCTGGAAAGCGGCGCCAAACTAAGAAGTAAAACCGTGCTATTAGCAACAGGCGCTAGATGGCGTGAGATGAACGTCCCCGGTGAGCAAGAGTATCGCGGTAAAGGTGTGGCTTACTGTCCTCACTGTGATGGGCCGCTATTTAAAGGTAAATCCGTAGCTGTCATTGGTGGCGGTAATTCAGGTATCGAAGCGGCAATTGACTTAGCCAACATCGTTGAGCATGTCACCGTATTGGAGTTTGATACCAATTTAAGAGCCGATGAGGTGCTGCAACGTAAAGCTGCTTCTATGGGGAATATCAAGATCATTACCCAAGCGATGACCACAGAAGTGGTTGGTGATGGTAAGCGAGTAAACGGACTTAATTATACCGATAGAGCGACAGGAGAAAGTCATCACCTTGAGCTAGCTGGCATATTTGTCCAGATAGGTTTGATGCCTAACTCAGAGTGGCTAAAAGAGACTATATCGTTAACTGAACGTGGCGAGATAATTGTCGATGGCAAAGGTGAAACATCTCTACCGGGTGTATTTGCAGCAGGTGATGTCACTAACTCTGCCTATAAGCAGATCATTATAGCCATGGGCAGTGGCGCAACTGCATCACTGGGGGCTTTTGATTACCTCATTAGGCATAGCGCACCGGAGCAGTCACAAGCTGCAGCTTAA
- a CDS encoding GGDEF domain-containing protein, with the protein MLEFSATSFKVISIGINANLPSFERQLKTETHLYLIKGAMWATVISLFMLLAILLNIYLQNSDISVFYEAIQMVSPLVMITFSGALAAYFVKRENIAIWGLYSYLFLLEIVWVYLVWRLFHFSSDKLPSYAALAGVESIIDILVLTIAIAFFPNRNLMLMGVLPLMVFSCYERVLVVPDQYLFPLTKFFCFLAIIVSGQKVLSSWFNKAILRNVEKQYLLAQFRRLALVDSLTDISNRRHFDEILLQEIRASERTGHPLGLVLIDVDYFKRLNDSAGHQSGDECLVEIAKILTVTANRPRDLAARYGGEEFVLLLPETDIAGCIEIAEALKRKLAVAKLPHPDSDIGSLVTISQGVTLWKEGMEAQELLECADSLLYQAKSSGRDRFIAA; encoded by the coding sequence TTGTTAGAATTTTCTGCCACAAGTTTTAAGGTGATTAGTATCGGTATCAACGCAAATTTACCCTCATTTGAGCGGCAATTAAAAACAGAGACTCACCTTTATCTGATTAAAGGAGCGATGTGGGCTACTGTTATCTCTCTGTTTATGTTGCTGGCAATCCTGCTCAATATATATCTGCAAAATTCAGATATATCGGTGTTTTACGAAGCCATTCAAATGGTCTCCCCCCTTGTTATGATAACCTTCTCTGGTGCCTTAGCCGCTTATTTCGTCAAGAGAGAGAATATCGCTATTTGGGGCTTGTACAGTTATCTTTTTCTATTGGAGATAGTCTGGGTATACCTTGTTTGGCGCCTATTTCACTTTTCTAGTGATAAACTCCCATCCTATGCTGCACTGGCTGGTGTCGAGTCAATCATTGATATTTTGGTGTTAACCATTGCGATAGCATTTTTCCCAAATAGAAACTTAATGCTGATGGGAGTTCTGCCCTTAATGGTGTTTAGTTGCTACGAAAGAGTCTTGGTGGTGCCTGACCAATATCTGTTTCCGCTCACTAAGTTTTTCTGCTTCTTAGCGATTATAGTCTCTGGGCAGAAAGTGCTTTCATCATGGTTTAATAAAGCGATTCTGCGCAATGTTGAAAAACAGTACCTCTTAGCTCAATTTAGGCGTTTGGCATTAGTTGATAGCCTAACCGATATCAGTAATCGTCGACACTTCGATGAAATTCTTCTGCAGGAGATCCGTGCATCAGAGCGTACTGGTCACCCCTTAGGTTTGGTGTTAATTGATGTGGATTACTTTAAACGTCTCAATGACAGTGCTGGACATCAAAGTGGGGATGAGTGCTTAGTTGAAATTGCAAAAATTTTAACTGTTACTGCAAATCGTCCTCGAGATTTAGCAGCCAGATACGGTGGTGAAGAGTTTGTCCTATTGCTTCCTGAAACTGATATAGCAGGTTGTATTGAAATTGCAGAGGCATTAAAGAGAAAGCTGGCCGTCGCTAAATTGCCACATCCCGATTCCGATATTGGGTCTTTGGTTACTATCTCCCAAGGTGTGACGCTTTGGAAAGAGGGAATGGAGGCGCAGGAGTTATTAGAGTGTGCTGATAGCTTGCTATATCAAGCTAAATCGAGCGGAAGGGATAGGTTTATCGCTGCTTAA